One segment of Brassica napus cultivar Da-Ae chromosome C3, Da-Ae, whole genome shotgun sequence DNA contains the following:
- the LOC111204029 gene encoding glutathione S-transferase T2-like: protein MDSRNPLNPYSESPSYSYLLHSQNFQYGSYPSTQYPSEIPPYSSQQPDGPPEREDPAVASKERRQWTPADDEVVISAWLNTSKDAVVGNEQKSGTFWKRVAEYYESTPHAKESGEPREWLHIKQRWQKINDLTNNFCGAYSAAERQITSGQSETDVLKMAYDIYYADHKRKFNLEYAWCVLRFERSTFTQLI from the coding sequence ATGGATTCAAGGAATCCATTGAATCCCTATAGTGAGTCCCCTAGTTATAGCTATCTTCTCCATAGCCAAAACTTTCAGTATGGAAGCTATCCTTCTACTCAGTATCCATCTGAGATACCTCCTTATAGTTCACAACAACCTGACGGTCCACCTGAACGTGAAGACCCAGCAGTTGCCTCTAAGGAGAGAAGGCAATGGACTCCGGCTGATGACGAGGTCGTCATAAGTGCTTGGCTCAACACATCTAAGGATGCAGTGGTTGGGAATGAACAAAAATCAGGGACGTTCTGGAAACGTGTTGCTGAGTACTATGAATCTACTCCACATGCTAAAGAGAGTGGTGAACCAAGAGAGTGGCTCCATATTAAGCAGAGGTGGCAGAAGATTAATGACCTCACCAACAATTTTTGCGGTGCTTACTCGGCAGCGGAGAGACAGATAACTTCTGGTCAGAGCGAGACTGACGTCCTCAAGATGGCTTATGATATCTACTATGCTGATCACAAGAGAAAATTCAATCTTGAGTATGCGTGGTGCGTGTTGAGGTTTGAACGTTCAACATTCACTCAGCTAATATGA
- the LOC106383470 gene encoding protein FAR1-RELATED SEQUENCE 5-like → MAAMEKGGAGAVLEYFQKKKEDDSSFFYSMQLDEDDMITNIFWADDRSISDYNLFGDVVCFDTTYKTNEYDKFAPFVGVNHHKQTIVFGAALLYDETTESFEWLFQTFLGAMSGKQPQTILTDQCAAMENAIGKFFPETKHRLCVWHIYQNATKRLSCVFHGPNHFATDFGKCVYDHENEVEWLSAWSEMLEKHGLTENKWLNDLFELREKWARVYGRQNFTANMMSTQRSESMNNILKNYLKSSYNLFRFFKHYERVLDDRHFKELTTDFSMMHTSPVLSAPVEMLQHALDVYTPEVFTLFQKEYIAIGDYVAKRVNKSEMVSAEYNVSLRGLGRNHLVNYVAANETIHCSCMKFSFGGILCRHALKALAKKDVRRIPPTYILNRWSKEAKARTISFYHSATPNDTVKQSFGKRYSHICRTFREIASVAAEHVELTLCADEAASQLLEKLVEKKMELVKANKWMVHSSDFELVEEED, encoded by the coding sequence ATGGCAGCAATGGAAAAGGGAGGTGCTGGAGCGGTTTTGGAGtactttcaaaaaaagaaagaggatgattcatcttttttttactCAATGCAACTTGATGAGGACGATATGATCACTAATATTTTTTGGGCAGATGATCGGTCAATTAGTGATTACAATCTTTTTGGAGATGTCGTTTGCTTTGATACAACTTACAAGACCAACGAATATGATAAGTTTGCTCCATTTGTCGGGGTCAATCATCATAAGCAAACTATTGTGTTTGGTGCTGCTCTCTTATATGATGAAACAACAGAATCTTTTGAGTGGCTTTTTCAGACTTTTCTTGGAGCAATGTCTGGAAAACAGCCGCAAACAATTCTTACAGACCAATGTGCAGCAATGGAAAATGCAATAGGAAAATTCTTCCCTGAAACAAAACATAGGTTATGTGTTTGGCATATTTACCAAAATGCTACAAAGAGGTTGAGTTGTGTATTTCATGGACCAAACCATTTTGCCACAGACTTTGGAAAATGTGTATATGACCATGAGAATGAAGTAGAGTGGTTATCGGCATGGAGTGAAATGCTCGAGAAGCATGGATTGACAGAGAATAAATGGCTGAATGATTTGTTTGAGTTGAGAGAAAAATGGGCAAGGGTATATGGTCGTCAAAATTTTACAGCCAATATGATGAGCACACAGCGTAGTGAAAGtatgaataatattttgaaaaattacttGAAGAGCAGTTATAACTTGTTTCGCTTCTTTAAACACTATGAGAGAGTGTTGGATGATCGGCACTTTAAAGAATTAACTACTGACTTCAGTATGATGCATACCTCGCCGGTATTATCAGCTCCTGTAGAAATGTTACAACATGCATTGGACGTGTATACACCAGAAGTCTTTACCTTGTTCCAGAAGGAATACATAGCTATAGGTGATTATGTTGCCAAAAGGGTCAATAAGTCTGAGATGGTGAGTGCTGAATACAATGTATCTTTACGTGGTCTTGGAAGAAATCATTTGGTTAACTATGTTGCTGCAAACGAAACGATACATTGTAGTTGCATGAAGTTTTCTTTTGGTGGAATCTTATGTCGTCATGCATTAAAAGCGTTGGCCAAGAAGGATGTTAGAAGAATTCCACCTACTTACATTCTGAACCGATGGAGTAAAGAGGCTAAAGCACGAACCATATCCTTTTATCATTCAGCGACACCTAATGATACAGTGAAGCAATCGTTCGGAAAACGATATAGTCATATATGTCGTACTTTCCGTGAGATTGCGTCTGTTGCTGCTGAACATGTAGAACTGACGTTGTGTGCAGATGAAGCTGCCTCTCAGTTGCTTGAAAAATTGGTGGAAAAGAAAATGGAACTTGTGAAAGCTAATAAATGGATGGTCCACTCTTCAGATTTTGAActtgtggaagaagaagattaa